The proteins below are encoded in one region of Aquisphaera giovannonii:
- a CDS encoding CheR family methyltransferase: MSDPSRDLEDKAGPRSARTPSLVVGIGVARGGEDALTALFRVKPRHTGLAFVVVLPDDTALDIDARGLSGLTGLPAFEARDGDLLRADHAYLARPGSSLGIRDGAFEVNSPGPEDGERAIDVFFQSLAEDRQAGAIGIMLAGDSPDGTLGLKAISDAGGLTLVEDVGSAAFDGRPRSEVNLGMADRALPPERMIPEVLAYAEHLQSLLVGDQGGVVEDQIGGHLGEICDLLEERTGHNFKHYRTSTLARRIGRKMQVHRIESAADYLDRLERDPDEVQDLFRELLIGVTCFFRDPDSFDRLQAAVIAPLLKDRGPDDPVRVWVPGCATGEEAYTLAILFREELERCANPIPVQIFATDINASAVARARRGNYPASIADDLTPDRLKRFFEPAGRGFAAAREIRDLCVFSQHNLIRDPPFSRLDLISCRNLLIYLGLHLQKKLFPLFHFALRPGGFLFLGPAEGLASHEELFKAVDPKARISRRLDTAVRSPAGPPVPEGSRTPSRVPEGTAGPATHDLPLLMQRIVLDEFAPRSLVVREDGQILCTSSGVERYLGIAEGIFQNDVVKLARSGLRLAIRSALAEAVASRRTVKNKEAVVRTPEGVERIGLTVQPMPELGEAGGLFLIVFDNLGLQAEPGESVLEGVGEKANALIEHLEQELRKARGDLEQTVQDIEAANEELKSANEELLSMNEELRAANEELETSREQLQVSNEALTRTNTDLENLLASTRIATLFLDREARIQRFTPAVADIYNVIPGDVGRSLSDITHRAASMPPLPSMDALAAGPVEDEVRTSGGRWFIRRVHPYRDADGNASGLVVTFVDVSDLKEAEASVRDREARLALALDAGGMATWEWDLATTRLEWSEHVFALLGLPPGRGPVYADDFYARVHPQDVPAVRAAFLSALESGKEYYQDEFRIVRPDGSERWLAGKGKVFRDELGTPVRMLGVHFDITDRKRFEDRLRQSEAQFRTLADTIPQLAWIADADGEVLWFNWRWYDYTGTTPQHLQDRGWRVVHDPEVLGSVLARWEESLRSGEPFEMVFPIRRADGVYRSFLTRGEPIRDDSGNVVRWVGTNTDIEDQKRAEDDLRLANHHKDEFLAILAHELRNPLSPIRNAVHLLRLSGSTDPTLVGAREMIDRQVTNLVRLVDDLMDVSRINRGKIELRKRPTDLRSVIESAVESARPLIQSKGHGLSVAMPPQPFVLEADPARLSQVVLNLLNNSAKYTDEGGSIAVSMERDNGKAVVRIRDNGVGLAPELLPRIFDLYTQAERTLDRSLGGLGIGLTIVRRLVEMHGGTVEAHSEGLGRGSEFVIRLPLAAEWSRRADAESRAV; this comes from the coding sequence ATGTCCGACCCCAGCCGCGACCTCGAGGACAAAGCCGGTCCCAGGAGTGCGCGCACGCCGTCCCTCGTGGTCGGCATCGGCGTGGCGAGGGGAGGCGAGGACGCTCTCACCGCCCTGTTCCGGGTCAAGCCGCGTCATACCGGCCTGGCCTTCGTGGTCGTCCTGCCCGACGACACAGCGCTCGACATCGACGCCCGGGGCCTGTCCGGATTGACCGGACTGCCGGCGTTCGAGGCGCGCGACGGCGACCTGCTCCGGGCGGACCACGCGTATCTGGCCAGGCCGGGGTCTTCCCTGGGCATCCGTGACGGGGCCTTCGAGGTCAACTCCCCGGGCCCCGAGGACGGCGAGCGGGCGATCGACGTGTTCTTCCAGTCCCTGGCCGAGGACAGGCAGGCGGGGGCCATCGGCATCATGCTGGCCGGCGACAGCCCCGACGGAACGCTCGGCCTGAAGGCGATCAGCGACGCGGGAGGCCTGACGCTCGTCGAAGATGTCGGAAGCGCCGCATTCGACGGCAGGCCGCGGAGCGAGGTCAACCTCGGCATGGCGGACCGCGCCTTGCCGCCGGAGCGGATGATCCCGGAGGTCCTGGCGTACGCGGAGCACTTGCAGTCGTTGCTCGTCGGGGACCAGGGCGGCGTCGTGGAGGACCAGATCGGCGGCCACCTCGGCGAGATCTGCGACCTCCTGGAGGAGCGCACCGGGCATAACTTCAAGCATTACAGGACGAGCACGCTGGCGCGTCGGATCGGCCGGAAGATGCAGGTCCACCGGATCGAGTCCGCCGCCGACTACCTCGATAGGTTGGAGAGGGACCCGGACGAGGTGCAGGACCTGTTCAGGGAGCTGCTCATCGGGGTCACGTGCTTCTTCCGGGATCCCGACTCGTTCGACCGCCTGCAGGCGGCCGTCATCGCCCCGCTCCTCAAGGACCGAGGTCCCGACGACCCGGTGCGCGTCTGGGTCCCCGGGTGCGCGACGGGCGAGGAGGCCTATACGCTCGCGATCCTCTTCCGCGAGGAGCTGGAGCGTTGTGCCAACCCGATACCGGTCCAGATCTTCGCGACCGACATCAACGCCAGCGCCGTCGCGAGGGCGAGGAGGGGGAATTACCCCGCATCGATCGCCGATGATCTGACGCCGGACCGACTGAAGCGCTTCTTCGAGCCGGCCGGCCGGGGATTCGCCGCCGCGCGCGAGATCCGCGACCTCTGCGTGTTCTCCCAGCACAACCTGATCCGCGATCCTCCTTTCTCCCGCCTCGACCTGATCTCGTGCAGGAACCTGCTGATCTACCTGGGCCTTCACCTGCAGAAGAAGCTGTTCCCGCTCTTCCACTTCGCCCTGCGGCCGGGCGGATTCCTCTTCCTGGGCCCTGCGGAAGGGCTGGCGAGCCACGAGGAGCTCTTCAAGGCCGTCGATCCCAAGGCCCGCATCTCTCGCAGATTGGACACCGCCGTCCGCTCCCCGGCCGGCCCGCCCGTGCCGGAAGGGTCTCGCACGCCCTCACGCGTTCCCGAGGGCACCGCCGGGCCCGCCACGCACGACCTGCCGCTCCTGATGCAGCGGATCGTGCTCGACGAGTTCGCGCCCCGATCCCTCGTGGTCCGCGAGGACGGCCAGATCCTCTGCACCTCGTCGGGGGTGGAGAGGTATCTCGGGATCGCCGAGGGGATCTTCCAGAACGACGTCGTCAAGCTGGCGAGGAGCGGCCTCCGGCTCGCGATCCGCTCCGCGCTGGCGGAGGCGGTCGCGTCGAGGAGGACGGTGAAGAACAAGGAGGCGGTCGTCCGCACTCCGGAGGGCGTCGAGCGGATCGGCCTGACGGTCCAGCCGATGCCCGAGCTCGGCGAGGCGGGCGGGCTCTTCCTGATCGTCTTCGACAACCTCGGCCTGCAGGCCGAGCCCGGGGAATCGGTCCTGGAAGGGGTGGGCGAGAAGGCCAACGCGCTGATCGAGCACCTCGAGCAGGAGCTCCGCAAGGCGCGTGGCGACCTCGAGCAGACGGTCCAGGACATCGAGGCCGCCAACGAGGAGCTCAAGTCGGCCAACGAGGAGCTCCTCTCGATGAACGAGGAGCTCCGGGCGGCGAACGAGGAGCTGGAGACGTCGCGGGAGCAGCTCCAGGTCAGCAATGAGGCCCTGACCCGCACCAACACCGACCTGGAGAACCTCCTCGCCAGCACCCGGATCGCCACGCTCTTCCTGGATCGCGAGGCGAGGATCCAGCGCTTCACCCCGGCGGTCGCGGACATCTACAATGTGATCCCCGGGGACGTCGGACGGTCCCTGTCCGACATCACGCATCGGGCGGCCTCCATGCCGCCGCTCCCCTCGATGGACGCGCTCGCCGCCGGGCCGGTCGAGGACGAGGTCCGCACGAGCGGCGGACGGTGGTTCATCCGTCGGGTCCACCCCTATCGCGACGCGGACGGCAACGCGAGCGGCCTCGTCGTGACCTTCGTGGACGTCAGCGATCTCAAGGAGGCCGAGGCGTCGGTCCGCGATCGTGAGGCCCGCCTGGCGCTGGCGCTCGACGCCGGCGGCATGGCCACCTGGGAGTGGGACCTCGCCACGACGAGGCTGGAGTGGAGCGAGCACGTGTTCGCGCTGCTCGGCCTGCCCCCGGGGCGCGGGCCCGTCTACGCGGACGATTTCTACGCCCGGGTCCATCCCCAGGACGTGCCGGCCGTCCGCGCCGCATTCCTCTCGGCACTGGAATCCGGCAAGGAGTATTACCAGGACGAGTTCCGGATCGTGCGTCCCGACGGCTCCGAGCGATGGCTCGCCGGCAAGGGCAAGGTCTTCCGGGACGAGCTCGGGACGCCGGTCCGCATGCTCGGCGTCCACTTCGACATCACCGACCGGAAGCGATTCGAGGACCGGCTCCGTCAGAGCGAGGCGCAGTTCCGCACCCTGGCCGACACGATCCCGCAGCTCGCCTGGATCGCCGACGCCGACGGCGAGGTCCTGTGGTTCAACTGGCGATGGTATGACTACACCGGCACCACGCCGCAGCACCTCCAGGATCGCGGCTGGCGGGTCGTCCATGACCCCGAGGTGCTCGGGAGCGTGCTGGCACGCTGGGAAGAGTCGCTCCGGTCCGGGGAGCCATTCGAGATGGTCTTCCCGATCCGCCGCGCCGACGGAGTCTATAGGTCCTTCCTGACGCGGGGAGAGCCGATCCGCGACGACTCCGGGAATGTCGTCCGTTGGGTCGGTACCAATACCGACATCGAGGACCAGAAGCGTGCCGAGGACGACCTGCGGCTGGCGAATCATCACAAGGATGAATTCCTGGCGATCCTCGCCCACGAGCTGCGGAATCCCCTCTCGCCGATCCGCAACGCGGTGCACCTCCTCCGCCTGTCCGGCTCCACCGATCCGACCCTGGTCGGAGCCCGCGAGATGATCGATCGTCAGGTCACCAACCTGGTGCGACTCGTCGACGACCTGATGGACGTCTCCCGGATCAACCGGGGGAAGATCGAGCTCCGCAAGCGTCCCACCGACCTGAGGAGCGTGATCGAGTCCGCGGTCGAGTCCGCGCGGCCGCTGATCCAGTCCAAGGGCCACGGGCTTTCCGTCGCGATGCCGCCCCAGCCCTTCGTCCTGGAGGCGGACCCGGCCCGGCTTTCGCAGGTCGTCCTGAACCTGCTCAACAACAGCGCGAAGTACACCGACGAGGGAGGCAGCATCGCCGTCTCGATGGAGCGGGACAACGGGAAGGCGGTCGTCCGGATCCGGGACAACGGGGTGGGGCTGGCGCCGGAACTCCTGCCGCGTATCTTCGACCTCTACACCCAGGCGGAACGCACTCTCGATCGCTCGCTCGGCGGACTCGGGATCGGCCTGACCATCGTCCGGCGTCTCGTGGAGATGCACGGGGGGACGGTCGAGGCGCATTCCGAGGGCCTGGGACGCGGCAGCGAGTTCGTCATCAGGCTGCCACTCGCCGCCGAGTGGTCGCGACGGGCCGACGCGGAATCCCGGGCCGTCTAG
- a CDS encoding response regulator — protein sequence MRILIAEDSLTQAVDLRRRLEALGHEVVVTHDGRQAWERLSARHENLVISDWMMPEMSGLDLCRKIRAEVTSNYVYIILLTVKTHRHERLQGLQAGADDFLGKPIDGVELEIALKTARRIIDAQEALRAKARELEKVNAALATRAVLDDETGLRNAEGFRHALATAFQQSISDGLPLSLIHLKVVPEAAPASHHRKSDWGAVANLAARILCSEGRTCDIAGRLDDLGFGLLLPGLAAEDALRIGDRLLSRLDEELGFHADAVGYAGVATASPKSQTDDPCELTAACDAALAWAMQHTEARIAHRDCAEVTPPATATAGGFNRGR from the coding sequence ATGCGGATCCTGATCGCCGAAGACAGCCTGACCCAAGCCGTGGACCTGAGGCGAAGGCTGGAAGCTCTCGGCCACGAGGTGGTCGTCACGCACGACGGGCGTCAGGCCTGGGAGCGGCTCTCGGCGAGGCACGAGAACCTCGTGATCTCGGACTGGATGATGCCCGAGATGAGCGGCCTGGACCTCTGCCGGAAGATCCGCGCCGAGGTCACGTCGAACTACGTCTATATCATCCTGCTGACGGTCAAGACCCACCGGCACGAGCGTCTCCAGGGCTTGCAGGCCGGGGCGGACGATTTCCTGGGAAAGCCCATCGACGGCGTCGAGCTCGAAATTGCACTCAAGACGGCGCGACGGATCATCGACGCCCAGGAAGCCCTGAGGGCGAAGGCCCGGGAGCTGGAGAAGGTAAATGCAGCCCTCGCGACCCGCGCCGTCCTTGATGATGAGACCGGCTTGAGGAACGCCGAAGGCTTCCGTCATGCCCTCGCGACGGCCTTCCAGCAGTCCATCTCCGACGGCCTGCCCCTCTCGCTGATCCACCTGAAAGTCGTGCCCGAGGCCGCTCCTGCCTCCCACCACCGGAAGTCCGACTGGGGGGCGGTGGCCAATCTCGCGGCCCGGATACTGTGCAGCGAGGGGCGAACCTGCGACATCGCCGGCCGTCTGGACGACCTGGGCTTCGGCCTCCTCCTCCCGGGCCTGGCCGCCGAGGATGCTCTCAGGATCGGGGACCGGCTCCTCTCCCGGCTCGACGAAGAACTCGGCTTCCACGCCGACGCCGTGGGCTACGCGGGGGTGGCCACGGCTTCGCCGAAGTCGCAGACTGACGATCCTTGCGAGTTGACCGCGGCGTGCGATGCCGCACTGGCCTGGGCGATGCAACATACCGAGGCGCGCATCGCTCATCGTGATTGTGCGGAGGTCACTCCGCCCGCGACCGCGACGGCGGGCGGATTCAATCGAGGTCGATGA
- a CDS encoding FHA domain-containing protein, with product MAVIGRRGYCDIVIDHPSLSKRHCVVVKTDGLLVIRDLISTNGTKVKGQRIRWAALLPDDRIAFGSYKLRVYLGPDDAPGPSERRSRGVYNAPSRPFSAAGAGGAIASGAGFPDPSPLEVGVWESDEHPASEGEDAVVPPIVLDDSDEIIDLD from the coding sequence ATGGCCGTTATCGGCCGACGCGGCTACTGCGACATCGTGATCGACCACCCCAGCCTCTCCAAGCGCCACTGCGTGGTGGTCAAGACGGATGGCCTCCTGGTCATCCGGGACCTGATCAGCACGAACGGGACGAAGGTGAAGGGCCAGCGGATCCGCTGGGCGGCGCTCTTGCCGGACGATCGCATCGCGTTCGGAAGTTACAAGTTGCGGGTCTATCTGGGGCCCGACGACGCTCCCGGCCCGTCGGAGCGACGGTCGCGAGGCGTCTACAACGCCCCGAGCCGTCCCTTCTCCGCGGCCGGGGCCGGCGGGGCCATTGCGTCGGGTGCGGGTTTTCCCGACCCCTCGCCACTCGAGGTCGGCGTCTGGGAGTCCGACGAGCATCCCGCCTCGGAAGGAGAGGATGCGGTTGTGCCGCCCATCGTCCTCGACGATTCCGACGAGATCATCGACCTCGATTGA
- a CDS encoding ABC transporter ATP-binding protein: MASVTTDTGAYSSLTSIAVKQPARPDVVIRVQGVNYAYGSGETRTQVLFDNDLEISRGEVVIMTGPSGSGKSTLLTLIGALRRMQEGRLEVLGKDLTEAGEAEQVELRKDIGFIFQQHNLFSSLSAIENVRMATALRPAGVREMNERAAEMLGRLGLSARLDHLPSSLSGGQKQRVAIARALVNHPSLVLADEPTASLDAESGKTVLDLLRGMADGPDRTTVLLVTHDQRVIDHADRIVNMVGGRIVTNSLTRIAVRIVRALAAQESLRGLGEATLSRLASFMTVENRPAGDTIVREGADGDRFFAIGSGIADAYINGEFDEELCFGEGFGIITAYFNRPNRRTVISRTDMELYVLSKDDFFEALKLDTSFENRVRATLMSNPWFQDASPGAAGS, translated from the coding sequence TTGGCAAGCGTCACGACCGACACCGGCGCGTACTCCTCGCTGACCTCGATCGCCGTCAAGCAGCCGGCGAGGCCGGACGTGGTAATCCGCGTCCAGGGCGTCAATTACGCGTACGGCTCCGGCGAGACCAGGACGCAGGTGCTGTTCGACAACGACCTGGAGATCAGCCGGGGCGAGGTCGTGATCATGACGGGGCCCTCGGGCTCCGGCAAGTCGACCCTGCTGACGCTGATCGGCGCCCTCCGGAGGATGCAGGAGGGGCGGCTCGAGGTCCTCGGCAAGGACCTGACGGAGGCCGGCGAGGCGGAGCAGGTCGAGCTGCGCAAGGACATCGGGTTCATCTTCCAGCAGCACAACCTGTTCAGCTCGCTCTCGGCCATCGAGAACGTCCGGATGGCCACCGCCCTGCGGCCGGCGGGAGTGCGCGAGATGAATGAACGCGCCGCGGAGATGCTCGGCCGCCTCGGGCTGTCGGCGCGGCTGGACCACCTCCCGAGCTCCCTGTCCGGGGGCCAGAAGCAGCGCGTGGCGATCGCGAGGGCCCTGGTGAATCACCCCTCGCTGGTGCTGGCCGATGAGCCGACGGCCTCGCTGGACGCCGAGTCCGGGAAGACGGTGCTCGACCTGCTCCGCGGCATGGCGGACGGCCCGGACCGGACGACGGTGCTGCTCGTGACGCATGATCAGCGCGTCATCGACCACGCCGACCGCATCGTCAACATGGTCGGCGGGCGGATCGTCACCAACTCGCTGACCCGGATCGCCGTGCGAATCGTCCGGGCCCTGGCGGCCCAGGAGTCGCTCCGCGGCCTCGGCGAGGCGACGCTCTCTCGCCTGGCCAGCTTCATGACCGTCGAGAACCGTCCGGCCGGCGACACGATCGTCCGGGAGGGGGCCGACGGGGACAGGTTCTTCGCCATCGGCTCCGGCATCGCCGACGCGTACATCAACGGCGAGTTCGACGAAGAATTGTGCTTCGGCGAGGGCTTCGGCATCATCACCGCGTACTTCAATCGGCCCAATCGACGCACCGTCATCTCCCGGACCGACATGGAGCTCTACGTCCTCTCGAAGGACGACTTCTTCGAAGCCCTCAAGCTGGACACGAGCTTCGAGAATCGCGTGCGGGCGACGTTGATGTCCAATCCCTGGTTCCAGGACGCGTCCCCCGGGGCCGCGGGGTCGTGA
- the csrA gene encoding carbon storage regulator CsrA, whose translation MLVLSRHRDESIIIGDDIVITVVDIRGDKVRLGIAAPIEISVHRQEVYEAIQRENRQASRLEPQEARQIERLHPPVRREVRRPRSDEP comes from the coding sequence ATGCTGGTCCTGTCCCGACACCGCGACGAAAGTATCATCATAGGGGATGACATCGTCATCACCGTGGTGGATATTCGGGGCGATAAGGTTCGATTAGGGATCGCGGCCCCGATCGAGATCTCCGTGCACCGGCAAGAGGTGTACGAGGCCATCCAACGCGAGAATCGACAGGCGAGCCGCCTGGAGCCCCAGGAAGCCCGCCAGATCGAACGCCTGCACCCCCCCGTCCGTCGCGAGGTGCGTCGGCCCCGGTCCGACGAGCCCTGA
- the thiC gene encoding phosphomethylpyrimidine synthase ThiC, which yields MTQIELARGGVISPEMEFVARREGLEPELIRSEVARGRMIIPANTVHLRLGLQPMAIGIKASCKINANIGNSAVTSLADNELAKLRMAIDLGADTVMDLSTGGNIDSIRAAIIEASPVPVGTVPMYQAIQNVKKVEELTAQDLLDMVEHQARQGVDYMTLHAGILRDYIPLTAHRITGIVSRGGSLIAQWMIAHNRENPLYTHFDDLCDIMREYDVSFSLGDSLRPGCIADASDAAQFAELRTLGELTRRAWDRGCQVMVEGPGHVPMDQIAMNMEKQAVECNEAPFYVLGPLVTDIAPGYDHITSAIGAALAGWHGASMLCYVTPKEHLGLPEVEDVRQGVIAYKIAAHAADLARHRPGSRDRDDAISRARYSFNWEEQFRLSLDPETARRMHDETLPQEAFKTAAFCSMCGPKFCSMRISEDIRKHAAATAALVQLEPAAAAH from the coding sequence ATGACGCAGATCGAACTGGCACGCGGCGGGGTGATTTCACCGGAGATGGAGTTCGTGGCCCGACGGGAGGGCCTCGAGCCCGAGCTCATCCGCTCCGAGGTGGCACGGGGCAGGATGATCATCCCGGCGAACACGGTGCACCTCCGCCTCGGCCTGCAGCCGATGGCCATCGGCATCAAGGCGAGCTGCAAGATCAACGCCAACATCGGCAACTCCGCGGTGACCTCCCTGGCCGACAACGAGCTCGCGAAGCTCCGCATGGCCATCGACCTGGGCGCGGACACGGTGATGGACCTCTCGACCGGCGGCAACATCGATTCGATCCGCGCCGCGATCATCGAGGCGAGCCCCGTCCCCGTGGGGACGGTGCCCATGTATCAGGCCATCCAGAACGTCAAGAAGGTCGAGGAGCTCACCGCCCAGGACCTCCTGGACATGGTGGAGCACCAGGCGAGGCAGGGGGTCGATTACATGACCCTCCATGCCGGCATCCTCCGGGACTACATCCCCCTGACGGCCCATCGGATCACCGGCATCGTCTCCCGTGGCGGCTCCCTCATCGCCCAATGGATGATCGCGCATAATCGGGAGAACCCGCTCTACACGCACTTCGACGACCTGTGCGACATCATGCGCGAGTACGACGTCTCGTTCAGCCTGGGAGACAGCCTCCGGCCCGGCTGCATCGCCGACGCCTCCGACGCCGCGCAGTTCGCCGAGCTGCGGACCCTGGGCGAGCTCACGCGCCGGGCCTGGGATCGCGGCTGCCAGGTCATGGTCGAGGGCCCCGGCCATGTGCCGATGGACCAGATCGCCATGAACATGGAGAAGCAGGCGGTCGAGTGCAACGAGGCCCCCTTCTACGTCCTGGGCCCCCTGGTGACGGACATCGCTCCCGGCTACGACCACATCACCTCCGCCATCGGCGCGGCCCTCGCCGGGTGGCACGGGGCCAGCATGCTCTGCTACGTGACGCCCAAGGAGCACCTCGGCCTGCCGGAGGTGGAGGACGTCCGCCAGGGGGTGATCGCCTACAAGATCGCCGCCCACGCGGCCGACCTGGCTCGGCACCGCCCCGGTTCCCGCGACCGCGACGATGCCATCAGCCGCGCCCGCTACAGCTTCAACTGGGAGGAGCAGTTCCGTCTCTCCCTGGATCCCGAGACGGCTCGCCGCATGCACGACGAGACGCTCCCCCAGGAGGCCTTCAAGACGGCCGCCTTCTGCAGCATGTGCGGGCCGAAGTTCTGCTCGATGCGGATCAGCGAGGACATCCGGAAGCATGCCGCGGCCACCGCGGCGCTCGTGCAGCTCGAGCCCGCCGCGGCCGCCCACTGA
- the fliW gene encoding flagellar assembly protein FliW: MNIITTRFGLIQASEMDLYQVPEGLLGFRSYTQYLHLPDPEVSGLSWLQSATAPDLAFAMVAPPLAISDYRIEIRAGDRAALELEDERAALIFVILNRGMGGGLTVNLQGPLVFNPVRRLGRQLVLTSSRYPVRYPLEAPAAASAPALVPAHSPLRATA, from the coding sequence GTGAACATCATCACCACCCGCTTCGGCCTGATCCAGGCCTCCGAGATGGACCTCTACCAGGTCCCGGAAGGGCTGCTCGGCTTCCGTTCCTACACCCAGTATCTCCACCTCCCCGATCCCGAGGTCTCCGGCCTGTCGTGGTTGCAGAGTGCGACCGCGCCGGACCTGGCCTTCGCGATGGTCGCTCCTCCCCTGGCGATCAGCGACTACCGGATCGAGATCCGGGCCGGCGACCGCGCCGCCCTGGAGTTGGAGGACGAACGGGCCGCCCTGATCTTCGTGATTCTCAACAGGGGCATGGGGGGAGGCCTGACGGTCAACCTCCAGGGCCCGCTCGTATTCAACCCGGTGCGCCGCCTGGGCCGACAGCTCGTGCTCACCTCGAGCCGATACCCTGTGCGGTATCCGCTGGAGGCGCCGGCCGCGGCCTCGGCACCGGCCCTGGTGCCGGCCCACTCGCCGTTGCGTGCCACCGCCTGA